TAAAGTATCACGCAACACAAAAGCATTTTCCCACGTTGGACGTTCCAATCCGCGGTCGGATTTCCATCCGATAAAATCATTAACTGTGATCAACCCCGGCGTACCGTATGGGGAAGTCCATTCAATCTTGGCGCGCGCTGTTTCAAAACTACCCTCCGCGCGAAAATTAATTTGCTGAAAGGCAATCGAGTCGCCGGACAATCCATATATACCGCGCACATCGAGAATATACACGCGTTGGGAAGACATACTGTCACATAAAAGTCGAATTTCTTCAGTTGCGCCCGTCGTGACAAAATAGGCATCGCGTATCGCTACATCGGTACCGCTCAGGCTATCGCGAATTGAAAAATGCGAAGCTATATTTTCTGACCCGGCTTTGGTACCGTCATATCGACTTTCAGCCAAAACGCGGTTGATGCGAATCAAAACTTCATTAGACCCGGTCATTTGTGCCAATTGTACAGCCATCGTCGTGGTGTCTTCTCTGAATACGGCGATATCCACAAATAACGCTTCTTTTGATGTATCCGCCAATATCACATCGCGCGGCGCAAGGCCGATCATATCCTGCATCGGATGATACCTAAAATCTTCGCCTTGATCGGCTACGGCATAAATGCGGTAGGCTCCGTCAGCTAAATACGAAAACCGATATTTGCCCTGTGCATCCACTTGGGTAATATAGTCGGCTCGTTTGGTGTAAATCATGCTGTCGCGTGAGGATGAATGACCGTTGAGTCTGTACGCCCATACACTCGGTTTAGTTTTGCCTTCCGATACGACCGTACCGGCGATGGAACCGGCGTCTATTTTATCACCTGTCGAAAAAGCAAAACTCCATGCACTTTTAAATTTATTCTGATGTGCATCCATCGCGTCCGTGCCGATCGTGATGACGCAGGTACGGTTTTCTTCCAGCGAGTCTTTAAAACGAATCGTCAACGTCGCATCATCCCACGACAGATCCGGATCACGTGCCGGGAACGGTGCGATAAACAACGCTTTTTCAACCGAAGCTTTATTCATCGCTTCGGAAAAAGCCACCGTAACCTCCGTCCGACGGGATACTCTGGTCGAATCTTTGGCAGGAAACGTCGCTATCACCGTCGGCGGTTCCTTATCTTCCGGACCACCCCCTGGCGCACCGATCGTCGCACAGCCGCATAACAACAATAAAACGAAACTCCATCTGCGCGGGTCGTCTAATCTCAAAAAAAACGGTTTGATAATGTTCAAAAATTTTAATCCTATGGGCGAATTGAGGAATAGAAACGGCTAATCGAATTATAAAAAAGTAATTTCTCTTTTCAAAAAAAAACAAACCCCGTGTTGCAGGTTTTTCCCACATACACGGGGCCGTGTATTCATCATAATTTTTTGTTGATCAATTAAAACTGATCGGCCATGAATCAATCAGAAGCGACGGATGTTGCGCATCCGGGTTTTCTTCGCTGTCAAAAGGCAGCAAGTGCCCTTCATCAAAGAATTCAAGACGGTATGTGGCATTTTTAAGATTGGTCAACTGACCTTCGTAGTATCCGTCCAGTAAAACAAACGCGCCGACTTTAGCATCACTGGGTTTGATTTTTTTGTTTTTTCCGGTGCCTTCAACTTCGTTTACTTTGCAGATTACCTTAGCCGTTTTGATAAAATTTCCGTTCTGATCCAAAACTTTAATTTTCAGCGGAATGCGCTTCTCAGCGGCATTCGATTCCGCGATGGATTCGTCTTCCATAAATTCCATCGTCGGCGGAACCACGGTTACAGTTACCATTCCGACTTTGTTGTTTTTATTATCCATCACTTCGATTTCGATTTCCCCGGAAAAAGGACTCGAAAAAATCGCCTGATTGACATACCCCTGATCGCTGTTGGTATAACGGAAATCACCAATCGAACCGCCGCCTTTACGAGCGATGGCATTGAGCTCGACACCGGAGCGACCCGGTGAAACACGTATGATCGCTTCCTGGTCACTGCACAAAATCGTATCCGGCGAAATACGAACCTGGTATTGTTGTGCTGACAGTACGCCCGCACAACACCATACGACGAAAATCATCCAACGTTTGTTCATAGTTTTTTTCTTCCATCGGTTAACACTAAAACTTTGCAATTATAATCAATACAATCGCATCACGCAACACAAAAACGGGTTTATCATCAAGAGGGTATTATTCCACGGATATAATCTGAACAAACCGCATATAAAATATCATCATAATCGTTCACTTCATGCTTCCAAAAAAATGCCTGCAACATCTAAGTGCCTGTTTTACAATGGCAGCATGAATGTCCGTTCTTGTATCGCAAGCATACAAATAGGCATTTTGGTTGATTTTCAGATATATACGGCCTATCTTTGTTTTTGTATTCAAACGATGAATCGTATTGTTTTTTCTATGTCAACAGCAGAGCATATATCTCCGGCAGCTTCCGCTATGACGGAAACGCCCGATTCGGTTTTTCGCTCTCAGCGTATCCTCGCGCTGGACCCGCAGGTATTTAATTCCGAAGAAATTCAGGTCATTCATCTGTCGTTACTGCAACCGGATGCGTTTCGAGAATTGCTGGATCGTTTTAATTATCATCAGTTGAATAATCTCCTCGATGCTTTGATAAAAGACGGTGTATTGTATTATCAGGAAAAACACGGTGTGACAACGACGGAACGCACCATTCGTACGCGCTGTGAAAATCTTTTGGACTACAAAGAGCGTATCGGCTGCGTGGAACCAGTCGAATCCTGCCTGCATGAAGGATGTATTCATCTCAAACCCGCTTGCGCCGTGCGCAAGGTCAAAGAAGATGTACTCAATGTGGCACGTCTTTTTGAAGCACGCAAAAACCGCAGTACCGTTCCCCATGTTGCCATTGAGCTTTTTTTTAAAAAACTCATCGAAGATTATAATTGCGTCGGATTGATATTAGCTGATAAATGGGGCACGCCTAAAGTTTTTACGACCGACGGGAGTGGTGTGCTTTCCGTTATTTCCGAAGGTAGCCGTCGATTGACTGATGCAATTACCGACAGAGAATTCCGTTTTACCAAAACCGGTGATCCGTATCAGGTATTCAATCAAAAGTTTCACATTGATGCGAAGCTGGCGGAACGCTTACATGCCGTGGAAAAAAATCCCGATCTGACTAAATTCATCAAACGTATTACATTTTCCAGTATCGGCATTGAGATCGCTCACGAAAGAATAATCTTATCGGTCCTGTATATGGGTGATAATTTGCTGCACCAGTTTTTAGGTAAAACTATAAGCAGCATTGAACGTATTAAACTCGAAACCGAACCGGAATTACGCATTCGTGCCGGTTTTGGTCGAAAATAGAAATAAAAGGAACTTGTTTTATGGATATAGAATTGCAGGCTACGATTCGTGCCAATATAGAAACGATTCGAAAAAAAGCAAAAGAGGCCGCTCTCAAAGCGGGGCGCGATCCCAAAGAAATCCACCTCATTGCGGTAACTAAAACTTACGGTATTGATTATGTCCGCGAAGCTGTTGCCGCCGGCATTTCTCTTATTGGTGAAAATAAGGTTCAAGAAGCCAAAGAGAAATATACAGAACTTGAACAGTCCGGCAATGTACCGGATTTCCAACTGCATTTGATTGGTCACCTGCAAACCAACAAAGCCCGTCAAGCCGTAGATCTGTTTGACATGATTCATTCTGTAGATTCGTTTCGTTTGGCCAAAGAAATTGATCGTCGCGCTTATACGGTGGATAAAACTATGCCGATCCTGATTCAGGTCAATACATCCCGCGAAGCCACCAAATATGGCGTCGAGCCGGATAACACGCTGGAGTTGATCAAACAAGTTTCTGAATTGAAAAATATTCGCATCCAGGGACTCATGACGATCGGCGCATTGACGGCTGTACAGGCCAATGATCCCGAAAAAATTCGCAGTTACTTTCGCCGCTTGCGCGAACTGCGCGACTTTATCCGTGAACAAAATATACCTAACGTGGAAATGAACGCGCTCTCCATGGGGATGAGCAGTGATTTTGAAATAGCCATCGAAGAAGGCGCCAACTATATCCGTATCGGAACGGCCCTTTTCGGAAAACGCAAGCGCGCCGCTAAACCGGCCGCTCCTAAATCGGAGGAAACGCTGTGAAACTCAATCCCGGCGACATACAACATCAGGAATTCAAACGCGTCATGCGGGGTTTTGATCCCGACGAAGTGACGGCTTTTCTTGAAGTGGTAGCTGAAAACTACAAAGAAATTCTCGACGAGAATAAATTAATTCAACAAAAGCTCAAAGCGATTCAAGACGAAACCCAATACTTGCGCCTTCGTATCCAAAGCAGCGAAAAAAGTCTAAATGACTACAAACAGGAAATGGTCAAGGTCGAAAAACTCATGGATGCTCGGGTGGATGCGGATTTGATTTTAGAACAGGCCCGTGCCGAGGCCGAACGCATCCGGACGCAAGCGCAGAAGGAGAACGAATCACTCGCTCAAGAAGTCAATTTTCTTCAGCTGCAAAAAACCA
The window above is part of the bacterium genome. Proteins encoded here:
- a CDS encoding Ig-like domain-containing protein, yielding MNIIKPFFLRLDDPRRWSFVLLLLCGCATIGAPGGGPEDKEPPTVIATFPAKDSTRVSRRTEVTVAFSEAMNKASVEKALFIAPFPARDPDLSWDDATLTIRFKDSLEENRTCVITIGTDAMDAHQNKFKSAWSFAFSTGDKIDAGSIAGTVVSEGKTKPSVWAYRLNGHSSSRDSMIYTKRADYITQVDAQGKYRFSYLADGAYRIYAVADQGEDFRYHPMQDMIGLAPRDVILADTSKEALFVDIAVFREDTTTMAVQLAQMTGSNEVLIRINRVLAESRYDGTKAGSENIASHFSIRDSLSGTDVAIRDAYFVTTGATEEIRLLCDSMSSQRVYILDVRGIYGLSGDSIAFQQINFRAEGSFETARAKIEWTSPYGTPGLITVNDFIGWKSDRGLERPTWENAFVLRDTLGNPVNGTFFWMHSASGKFIPARNLRGRMPYEVHVDGKILRDWSGRPAFDTTMVWRLVAMPEDTVGTVSGMIADESSDDHGMYHVTARNLNRSGRDYTLIVPSPGAFTLDGMLPGKYNFLAFRDRDSNGVFSFGQTAPIIRPERFASYNDTVTVRKNWETSNIQIRFRK
- a CDS encoding YggS family pyridoxal phosphate-dependent enzyme, which produces MDIELQATIRANIETIRKKAKEAALKAGRDPKEIHLIAVTKTYGIDYVREAVAAGISLIGENKVQEAKEKYTELEQSGNVPDFQLHLIGHLQTNKARQAVDLFDMIHSVDSFRLAKEIDRRAYTVDKTMPILIQVNTSREATKYGVEPDNTLELIKQVSELKNIRIQGLMTIGALTAVQANDPEKIRSYFRRLRELRDFIREQNIPNVEMNALSMGMSSDFEIAIEEGANYIRIGTALFGKRKRAAKPAAPKSEETL